Proteins from a genomic interval of Tenacibaculum sp. SZ-18:
- a CDS encoding MFS transporter produces MNKVDPYASLRYKEFSIFLLVRFALVFGWSMQFLILEYEVYELTNSKLAIGIIGLMEVIPAVSMALFAGHIVDQKEKRNLLALCIGLFSLISLGLYFLTNRDFVANWNYNSVLYSIYALVFFGGILRSFFGPTIFSLVALIVPKNLYTNAATWNSSTWQLAKILGVSTGGFFIGWFGVDSSLLVVFSIVIFSLVLLFSIKKKPIMNKKIGEPVIESLKEGIQFVRNSKVILGALTLDMISVLFGGAIALLPVFAKDILKVGPEGFGFLSAAPAIGAFLTMLITAYIPVSKNAGMKLLVAIFGFGVCIIVFGLSELFWVSLLALFFSGVTDGVSMVIRQTILQLKTPDHMRGRVASVNSIFVGSSNELGAFESGLTAKLMGTVTAVVFGGTMTLITVLTTGIFNPTLRKLDLTEDFENQEK; encoded by the coding sequence ATGAATAAAGTCGATCCTTATGCCTCCCTGAGGTATAAAGAGTTTAGTATTTTTCTACTAGTACGTTTTGCTCTAGTTTTTGGATGGTCAATGCAATTTCTAATTTTAGAGTATGAGGTTTATGAGTTAACTAACTCTAAACTTGCAATTGGAATTATTGGTTTAATGGAGGTAATCCCTGCTGTTTCCATGGCTTTATTTGCAGGTCATATTGTAGATCAAAAAGAAAAGCGAAATTTGTTGGCGCTTTGTATTGGTTTATTTTCTCTTATTAGCTTAGGTTTATATTTTTTAACCAATCGTGATTTTGTTGCTAATTGGAATTATAATAGTGTGTTATATTCCATATATGCTTTGGTGTTCTTTGGTGGAATTTTACGTTCATTTTTTGGTCCAACGATTTTCTCTTTGGTCGCTTTAATAGTTCCAAAAAATTTATATACAAATGCTGCAACATGGAATAGTTCTACATGGCAATTAGCAAAAATATTAGGTGTTAGTACAGGAGGATTTTTTATTGGATGGTTTGGTGTTGATTCCTCTTTATTAGTAGTATTTTCTATAGTTATTTTTTCTTTAGTGTTACTTTTTTCAATAAAGAAAAAACCAATTATGAATAAAAAAATAGGAGAGCCAGTTATTGAAAGTTTAAAGGAAGGTATTCAGTTTGTAAGAAATTCTAAAGTAATATTAGGTGCTTTAACTTTAGATATGATTTCTGTTTTATTTGGAGGTGCAATAGCTTTGCTACCTGTTTTCGCCAAAGATATTTTAAAAGTTGGACCAGAAGGATTTGGTTTTTTAAGTGCGGCTCCTGCTATTGGCGCATTCTTAACCATGTTAATTACTGCATATATACCAGTTAGTAAAAACGCTGGAATGAAATTACTTGTAGCTATTTTTGGTTTCGGGGTATGTATTATTGTTTTCGGTTTATCAGAACTATTTTGGGTATCATTGTTAGCTCTGTTTTTCAGTGGAGTGACAGATGGGGTATCTATGGTAATCAGACAAACTATTTTACAGTTAAAAACTCCAGATCATATGAGAGGAAGAGTGGCATCTGTAAATTCTATTTTTGTTGGTTCTTCTAATGAATTAGGTGCGTTTGAAAGTGGATTAACAGCAAAACTTATGGGAACTGTAACAGCAGTTGTTTTTGGTGGAACAATGACCTTAATAACCGTTTTAACTACAGGAATATTCAATCCTACACTAAGAAAATTAGATTTGACAGAGGATTTTGAAAATCAAGAGAAATAA
- a CDS encoding LuxE/PaaK family acyltransferase: MKNSIFNIQTEQKFQEVVLQVFKHQFEHNSVYRSFCDLLYVHASDVKNINEIPFLPIQFFKSKKVISSLNEVEEVFSSSGTTGTVTSKHYVTDISLYQESYIKGFQHFYGDIDDYIILALLPNYLERKGSSLVYMVDDLIEKSNHKESGFYLNNLDELAKKLSLLDNSGKKVLLIGVSFALLDMVEQHSFKLKNTIIMETGGMKGRRKELIRTELHQLLSNGFGVENIHSEYGMTELLSQGYSNGNGVFACPPWMKILTRNTEDPLSIQTKGKTGGINIIDLANYNSCSFIATQDLGKVHADDSFEIIGRFDNSDIRGCNLMVL, translated from the coding sequence ATGAAAAACTCAATTTTTAACATACAAACAGAACAAAAATTTCAAGAAGTTGTATTACAAGTTTTTAAACATCAGTTTGAGCATAATTCTGTATATAGATCTTTCTGTGATTTACTATATGTACATGCTAGTGATGTGAAGAATATTAACGAAATTCCGTTTTTACCAATTCAATTTTTCAAATCTAAAAAGGTAATTTCTTCCTTGAATGAGGTTGAAGAAGTGTTCTCGAGCTCAGGAACTACAGGAACTGTAACTAGTAAACATTATGTTACTGATATTTCTCTCTATCAGGAAAGTTATATTAAAGGATTTCAACATTTTTATGGTGATATTGATGATTATATTATACTTGCTTTACTTCCTAATTATTTAGAAAGGAAAGGTTCTTCATTGGTATATATGGTTGATGATTTAATTGAAAAATCAAATCATAAAGAAAGCGGATTTTACCTTAATAATCTGGATGAACTTGCTAAAAAGTTATCTCTATTAGACAATAGTGGTAAAAAGGTGCTCTTAATCGGTGTTTCTTTTGCTTTGCTTGATATGGTAGAACAACATTCTTTCAAGCTTAAAAACACCATTATAATGGAAACTGGAGGTATGAAAGGAAGAAGAAAAGAATTGATAAGAACTGAGCTTCATCAATTACTTTCTAATGGTTTTGGAGTTGAAAATATTCACTCTGAATATGGTATGACAGAATTATTGAGTCAAGGATATTCGAATGGAAATGGAGTTTTTGCTTGCCCGCCCTGGATGAAAATTCTAACCAGAAACACTGAAGATCCGTTATCAATTCAAACTAAAGGAAAAACTGGTGGAATTAATATTATTGATTTAGCGAACTACAACTCTTGTTCGTTTATCGCTACTCAAGACTTAGGAAAAGTACATGCTGATGATTCTTTTGAGATTATTGGGAGGTTTGATAATTCAGATATTAGGGGTTGTAACTTAATGGTATTGTAA
- a CDS encoding DUF6970 domain-containing protein — MKTVLELICFTIILGSCNKGEEIKVISSFDNPIEQLFWLKKIKTGLEQSVAPVKTEIYEDTYKQERIIRVNSFVGCSDSKTDVYNCGGNLMCKFGGIAGLNTCPDFDSQATNKKLLWKNHDQPKIDKDVYNNTTTDNYSITNIEPNNDTLKTSISYSGCFPDSDRISLVDSESVFESTRLHRLLKLKFLKKNLVAAFYGILEFNINNL; from the coding sequence ATGAAAACTGTATTAGAACTTATCTGTTTTACAATTATTTTGGGTTCTTGTAACAAGGGTGAAGAAATAAAAGTAATTAGTTCGTTTGATAATCCAATTGAACAATTATTCTGGTTGAAAAAGATTAAAACTGGTCTTGAACAATCAGTTGCTCCGGTAAAAACAGAAATTTATGAAGACACGTATAAACAAGAACGTATTATTCGTGTGAATTCATTTGTAGGTTGCAGTGATTCTAAAACAGATGTTTACAATTGTGGAGGAAATTTAATGTGTAAATTTGGAGGAATAGCTGGATTAAATACTTGTCCAGATTTTGATTCTCAAGCAACAAATAAAAAATTACTTTGGAAAAATCACGATCAGCCCAAAATTGATAAAGATGTGTATAACAACACAACAACAGATAATTATTCTATAACAAATATTGAACCGAATAACGATACTTTAAAAACTAGTATTTCATATAGTGGGTGTTTTCCAGATTCAGATCGAATTTCTCTTGTAGATTCTGAGTCTGTATTCGAATCTACAAGACTTCATCGTCTTTTAAAACTTAAGTTTTTAAAGAAGAATCTTGTTGCCGC
- a CDS encoding YHS domain-containing (seleno)protein, which produces MNRIFAIAILFFSFTIFSQKENYNLKKGAVANGYDVVAYFSNKTVKGNKKLSYLYDNVTFLFSTKENLNTFKGNPTKYIPQYGGYCAYAIGVKGVKVGINPKTFEIRDGKLYLFYNSWGTNTLKLWLNENPEELKMKADKNWSSLVK; this is translated from the coding sequence ATGAATCGCATTTTTGCTATCGCTATTTTATTCTTTTCCTTCACTATTTTCTCTCAAAAAGAAAATTATAATCTTAAGAAAGGAGCTGTGGCTAATGGCTATGATGTTGTAGCTTACTTTTCAAACAAAACAGTAAAAGGAAATAAGAAGTTATCTTATTTATATGATAATGTTACTTTCCTGTTTTCAACAAAAGAAAACTTAAATACTTTCAAAGGCAATCCAACAAAATATATTCCTCAATATGGTGGATATTGTGCTTATGCGATCGGAGTAAAAGGTGTAAAGGTTGGAATAAATCCAAAGACTTTTGAAATTAGAGATGGTAAATTATACCTATTCTATAATTCTTGGGGAACCAATACATTGAAATTATGGTTAAATGAAAACCCCGAAGAACTTAAAATGAAAGCAGATAAAAATTGGTCGAGTTTAGTTAAATAA